One Misgurnus anguillicaudatus chromosome 22, ASM2758022v2, whole genome shotgun sequence DNA segment encodes these proteins:
- the spata22 gene encoding uncharacterized protein spata22 produces MRPVASPAMAGHGYAPLPHPKKPTYAWSQTWQQRPPMNHNSVPTAGYQVQGGFPSNSSTSMGQPRWSGGFQNQVTRPAMPYRPQQCNPAVINTESPQSRRWNLRSSGQSSSGMMATAKKDTSRGQNTSRQQKPQHETSLRVITAVIKGMKHWSQYKDKVPMLFEIFATLDSAVTIGDHGAKKFLMRDDKDTVQCLYFENDQPLATLTRGQAYRCVGNYNRQKDTMTCVSVRAASPSEQSSSQEAVEASDAEMREVVLALNEI; encoded by the exons ATGAGACCTGTTGCTTCACCTGCTATGGCGGGACATGGATATGCACCATTACCTCATCCAAAAAAACCTACTTATGCATG GTCACAGACATGGCAACAAAGACCCCCAATGAACCATAACTCTGTGCCAACAGCTGGATATCAGGTTCAGGGTGGTTTTCCAAGCAACAGCTCCACCTCAATGGGCCAGCCCAGGTGGTCCGGTGGCTTCCAGAACCAGGTTACCAGGCCAGCGATGCCATACCGTCCCCAGCAGTGTAACCCTGCAGTAATAAACACTGAGAGCCCACAGAGCAGAAGGTGGAACTTAAGATCTTCTGGACAATCAAGCAGTGGAATGATGGCAACAGCGAAGAAGGACACCTCACGGGGCCAAAACACCTCTCGGCAGCAG AAGCCCCAACACGAGACATCACTGCGTGTCATCACTGCTGTCATCAAAGGGATGAAGCACTGGAGCCAATACAAAGACAAAGTACCAATGCTGTTTGAGATTTTTG CTACACTCGACTCTGCCGTCACAATAGGAGATCACGGAGCAAAGAAATTCCTCATGAGGGATGACAAAGATACAGTACAGTGTCTCTACTTTGAAAAT GATCAGCCACTTGCCACACTGACCCGGGGTCAGGCGTATCGCTGCGTTGGAAACTACAACAGGCAGAAGGACACAATGACCTGTGTGTCAGTGCGGGCTGCATCACCATCAGAGCAAAGCAGTTCACAGGAGGCTGTAGaagcatcagatgcagagatgAGGGAAGTGGTACTGGCTCTCAATgaaatttga